The following is a genomic window from Nicotiana tabacum cultivar K326 chromosome 3, ASM71507v2, whole genome shotgun sequence.
CCCTAATTTACAAATAAACTACTGCTTGATCAATCTTAGGAAGTAGGAATCGCGACTGGACCCTTGACCTTTACGAAACAATTTTCCGTACactgttttaatttattttaaaattttctcgTACCCTTTTAAAATTCTTTTGCATGTGATGGCCAACATGACTATTACTTAGGTGATGCCTTTAAAAATTTGCGTAAATTAGAGGCAAACATTTTAAATTCTTCTGCATAAACTGAAGTTGTTCAGCTTAAACCACAGTGAtctgaaaatggaaaaaatgattTACATGGAATGTAACCGAAAACTTGGAAGAGaacaaaaattgaaagaaagttagTTGTATGCACAATAAATAAAACATTTGTTTACATGCCTAATAGCCAGATAAAATGTAaaacaaagtaaaatatttttaaaagaaatgatgTGATAATATATAGTGGCGTAAAATAAGTTCTAGAATGCTACCTTTGATATACATAATGCATTTTCAAATGCTTCAAAAATAAACTACGTATTATTAATTATGTAAATACCTTTATTTTGCTCTTCCTCCCACACATAAATTACACTttcaagaaatatatatatatatatatatatatatatatatatatatatatatatatatatatatatatatatcataagaACATTTAGTTTGTGGTTATGTAAGAAAATTGCATTAGGATCAGCTCATTTTTCTTTCTCTacctaataaaagaaagaaaaatgcaaGTATAAAGGAAAATACCTTTGTTCTTATAAACTTTTATTATAGACCATTGTGGTCCGATTCTTCCCTGAATCCCGcgtatagcgggagcttagtgcacgaGATTTTGTTTTAATGTACATTTCTGTAATAACACCTCAACCCAAGGTCAGCAAATTATATCCTCTATTCTGTCACTTTAAATTTGTCCCTTACAAGTTCTTCAAAGTCCTTTTATTGTACAAACTTCAACATACTCTCACACACTTAACAAAAAGTACTCTTCTTAATTTCCCTTCTCccaatcttcttcttcttgcaaCAAAACTATGGTTCTAAATTTATCTCCTTTCGTCCTCTCTTTCACCCTTCTCCTCTTTCTCCTCTCCACAAAATCATCATCAGCTCAATCCACTCTTGACCCAAACCAACTTAAAGCTCTCAGATCACTAAGTGTTCCAACAGGTAAAGACCCCTGTTCTCCCCTTCACAAAACCACCATTTGTGACTCTTCAACTCCTTTTCACAACCTTATTTCTCTCAAACTTATAAACTGTTCAAATGATGTGGTTTTATCCCAAACAGCTCTTAAATCTCTCTCAACTCTCACTGACTTACAGTTCATAAACTGTCCTGTTTCTCCTATTCATTTCCCCTCTGAACTTTCCTCCAATCTCCAATCCTTCACTTGTATCAACTCCCTCAAGAAACTCTCTAGTGTTTGGCTTATTCGTTTGCATAATGTAGTAAATTTAACTGTGTCAAATGTTCCGGTTTCTGCTAGTGGCCCTTCTATAATCTTGAACAGCATCAAGAATTTGCATACTGTGACCATATCTCATGCAAATCTCACAGGAGTTCTTCCTACAAAATGGCATATGAATCTTACTTATGTAGATTTATCTGAGAATAAAATTGAAGGAAGAATATCAAGTTCTTTAACTATGCTTGAAAATCTTGTACATCTGAATCTTTCTTCTAATTCACTCAATGGTACTATACCAACTGCCTTTGGTAACTTACTTTCTCTGAAAAATGTGTCTTTAGCTTCAAATTCGTTATCTGGAAATATTCCAAAATCATTTGCTGCTATTCCTGGATTAGTTCATCTTGATCTTGGATCTAACCGATTAAATGGAACTATTCCAAAGTTCATTTCAGATATGAAGGGATTGAAATACTTGAATcttgagaggaataattttcatgggaTTTTGCCATTCAATGCTACTTTCATCAAGAAATTGGTTGTGTTTAAGGTGGGAGAAAATTCTAATCTTTGCTACAATCATTCCACATTGTCTACCAAATTGAAACTTGGCATTGCTCCTTGTGATAAACATGGATTGCCACTGTCTCCACCGCCTCCTAAGGAAGATTTCAGTGATGATAGTGCAGATAAAGAGGATCAAAGTCCACCACCTAAACATGAACATGGACCTAGCAGGGTTGTTTTTGGTGTTGCCATTGGACTTTCTTCCATAGTGTTTTTGATTATTTTCTTGGTTCTATTGTCCAAATGCTGTAAATGATGAGTGTAAATTAAGACAAATTCGTGGTCCAGTTAGGTTAGACAAATTTCcttataaaatttgaaaatttgttCATTAACTGTATACATGGATCTTGAGGGGAGAGTAGAATGTAAGAGTGTGTTATTACTCAATTTGTGTGTGATTCTATTATCTGTACCTTTGCTGAAGGAGAAGCTTCATTTTAGCTGTCTGCTAGGCTATAGTGATATGAGGGCGAGAAAAAAGTTCTTTCTGAAGTAATGCGGATACCAAGCATACAAAATTTATAAGTACAAAAATTACCTGTCTTTTTCCCCTTTAGTTCTTTTTGGTTTTCATTTCTTCTTACTCTGTTTTCTCCAGGGAATGTTTGATTCTTAACTTCCTTTAATTCATTCCTTTTTGGCGTTCAATTGGATATAATTTGGATTTAGACAATGATTATGTGGCTTTAACTCCTAATCGAATAACTAATTACATGCACCTGTTTTACTATGGCATTGCTTCTAGTAAATTTTTATTTCTGCTTGCATCAGGGTACGCTACCTACATTACACTTTTTAGGGTGCGATCCTTCTTCGAACCCTGCGGGATACTTTGTGCACCGAGTTATCATTTTAGAGTAGCTTATTGCTTGGTTAAGATTGAATTTTTCCCACTTCAACTATGTTGCTTGACATTATAGAACGGGTACTTAATAAGTCCTTTAAGCCTGGCAGTCACAACATTGGATTTGTTTCCATTCACATTGCTGATTTGTAGCTTGTAGTCCAAGTTGCAAGGTATCATAGTAAACGAGAATTTCCAATTCCTTTGAACCAAAGTGATGTAAATTTAGGGTCCACAAAACTGTATAGAGACAGTTTCCACAAAACACATACAATCAACAataagtaaatgacacaacagagttTTACGGGAAAAACTCtaagctcacgggattaaaaaccacgacctatactagtaggatttcaacttcattactgagcaaacttcagattacaaaCTATGGTAACCTAGGAagtaaactcttaatccctcactcacttgtaataactctattacaaagctcgtacctcgactaactctagccaagacacaaacacaaggtttatgattttacaa
Proteins encoded in this region:
- the LOC107822203 gene encoding receptor-like protein 51, with the protein product MVLNLSPFVLSFTLLLFLLSTKSSSAQSTLDPNQLKALRSLSVPTGKDPCSPLHKTTICDSSTPFHNLISLKLINCSNDVVLSQTALKSLSTLTDLQFINCPVSPIHFPSELSSNLQSFTCINSLKKLSSVWLIRLHNVVNLTVSNVPVSASGPSIILNSIKNLHTVTISHANLTGVLPTKWHMNLTYVDLSENKIEGRISSSLTMLENLVHLNLSSNSLNGTIPTAFGNLLSLKNVSLASNSLSGNIPKSFAAIPGLVHLDLGSNRLNGTIPKFISDMKGLKYLNLERNNFHGILPFNATFIKKLVVFKVGENSNLCYNHSTLSTKLKLGIAPCDKHGLPLSPPPPKEDFSDDSADKEDQSPPPKHEHGPSRVVFGVAIGLSSIVFLIIFLVLLSKCCK